One stretch of bacterium DNA includes these proteins:
- a CDS encoding aconitate hydratase has product MSADSALATTPELVQNTYDKLNANLEVIRDRLGRPLTYAEKILLGHLDDAKGQELIPGDSYLQLRPDRVAMQDATAQMALLQFMQAGKDETAVPSTVHCDHLIQAYKGKDEDMDTARTTNAEVYNFLRSCSARYGIGFWGPGAGIIHQVVLEKYAFPGGMMIGTDSHTPNAGGLGMFACGVGGADAVDVMAGFPWEVLYPKVVGVHLTGQLSGWASPKDVILKVCEILTVKGGTNRVVEYFGDGVASLSCTGKGTITNMGAELGATTSIFPFDERMATYLKATERSELADLANANKDLLTPDPDVVANPDGYFDEIVEIDLSTLEPHIVGPHTPDLARPVSKMASDAKEQGYPLNLSSCLIGSCTNSSYEDFSRAADVASQASAKGAKVKSTLFCTPGSEQVDETVSRDGQKEALESIGAVVLANACGPCIGQWKRDDIEPGESNSILSSFNRNFPKRNDGNAETLSFIGSPEICIAFALAGTLDFNPMTDELEAGDGTRFKLDPPGPAPEIPDDGFVISFEGYLDPPPTAERASVEVEVSPDSERLQLLEPFSAWDGKDYENLPLLLKAKGKCTTDHISMAGPWLRFRGHLDNISDNMFIGAINAFTGDAGTGKNVETGETGVGFPAIARDYKAKGLRWVVVGDENYGEGSSREHAAMEPRHLGCAAVIVRSFARIHQANLKKQGVLPFTFVDPADYDKIQETDRISIVGLDGLAPDQNVDVIVTHEDGSEDRFQVAHTLNEEQIEWFKAGSALNLLRQQGV; this is encoded by the coding sequence ATGTCCGCCGACTCGGCACTCGCGACGACCCCCGAACTCGTCCAGAACACGTACGACAAGCTCAACGCCAACCTCGAGGTGATCCGCGATCGTCTCGGTCGCCCGCTGACCTACGCCGAGAAGATCCTCCTCGGTCACCTCGACGACGCGAAGGGCCAGGAGCTCATTCCGGGCGATTCGTATCTCCAGCTCCGCCCCGATCGCGTCGCCATGCAGGACGCGACGGCGCAGATGGCGCTCCTCCAGTTCATGCAGGCGGGCAAGGACGAGACCGCAGTTCCGTCGACGGTCCACTGTGACCATCTCATCCAGGCCTACAAGGGCAAGGACGAGGACATGGACACGGCGCGCACGACGAACGCCGAGGTCTACAACTTCCTGCGCAGCTGCTCCGCACGCTACGGCATCGGCTTCTGGGGCCCCGGCGCCGGCATCATCCACCAGGTCGTCCTCGAGAAGTACGCCTTCCCGGGCGGCATGATGATCGGAACGGATTCGCACACCCCGAACGCCGGCGGCCTGGGCATGTTCGCCTGCGGCGTCGGCGGCGCGGACGCGGTCGACGTGATGGCGGGGTTCCCCTGGGAGGTGCTCTATCCGAAGGTCGTCGGCGTCCACCTGACCGGACAGCTCTCCGGCTGGGCCTCGCCGAAGGACGTGATCCTCAAGGTCTGCGAGATCCTGACGGTGAAGGGCGGCACGAACCGCGTCGTCGAGTACTTCGGTGATGGCGTCGCGAGTCTCTCCTGCACGGGCAAGGGCACGATCACGAACATGGGCGCCGAGCTCGGCGCCACGACCTCGATCTTCCCCTTCGACGAGCGGATGGCGACCTATCTGAAGGCGACGGAGCGAAGCGAGCTCGCGGACCTCGCCAACGCGAACAAGGACCTGCTCACGCCGGATCCCGACGTCGTCGCGAACCCGGACGGCTACTTCGACGAGATCGTCGAGATCGATCTGTCGACCCTCGAGCCGCACATCGTCGGCCCGCACACGCCGGACCTCGCCCGCCCGGTCTCGAAGATGGCGTCGGACGCCAAGGAGCAGGGCTACCCGCTCAACCTGAGCTCCTGTCTGATCGGCAGCTGCACGAATTCCTCCTACGAGGACTTCTCGCGCGCAGCGGACGTGGCCAGCCAGGCTTCCGCCAAGGGCGCCAAGGTCAAGTCGACCCTCTTCTGTACGCCCGGCTCGGAGCAGGTCGACGAGACCGTGAGCCGGGACGGACAGAAGGAGGCCCTCGAGTCGATCGGTGCGGTCGTCCTCGCGAACGCCTGCGGCCCCTGCATCGGTCAGTGGAAGCGCGACGACATCGAGCCGGGCGAGTCCAACTCGATCCTCTCGTCCTTCAACCGCAACTTCCCGAAGCGCAACGACGGCAACGCCGAGACGCTCTCCTTCATCGGAAGCCCGGAGATCTGCATCGCGTTCGCCCTCGCCGGAACCCTCGACTTCAATCCGATGACGGACGAGCTCGAGGCGGGCGACGGCACCCGCTTCAAGCTCGATCCGCCCGGACCGGCCCCCGAGATCCCGGACGACGGCTTCGTCATCAGCTTCGAGGGCTACCTGGATCCGCCGCCGACCGCCGAGCGCGCCAGCGTCGAGGTCGAGGTGTCGCCGGACAGCGAGCGGCTCCAGCTCCTGGAGCCCTTCTCGGCCTGGGACGGCAAGGACTACGAGAACCTGCCGCTCCTTCTGAAGGCCAAGGGCAAGTGCACGACGGACCACATCTCGATGGCCGGACCGTGGCTCCGCTTCCGCGGCCACCTCGACAACATCTCCGACAACATGTTCATCGGCGCGATCAACGCGTTCACCGGCGATGCGGGGACGGGCAAGAACGTCGAGACGGGCGAGACGGGCGTCGGCTTCCCGGCGATCGCCCGGGACTACAAGGCCAAGGGCCTTCGCTGGGTCGTGGTCGGCGACGAGAACTACGGCGAGGGTTCGTCCCGCGAGCACGCGGCGATGGAGCCGCGCCACCTCGGCTGCGCCGCGGTGATCGTGCGGAGCTTCGCCCGGATCCACCAGGCGAACCTGAAGAAGCAGGGCGTGCTGCCCTTCACCTTCGTCGACCCGGCGGACTACGACAAGATCCAGGAGACGGATCGGATCTCGATCGTCGGCCTCGACGGGCTCGCACCCGACCAGAACGTCGACGTGATCGTGACCCACGAAGACGGCTCGGAAGACCGCTTCCAGGTCGCGCACACGCTCAACGAAGAACAGATCGAGTGGTTCAAGGCGGGATCGGCGCTCAACCTGCTGCGACAGCAGGGGGTCTAG
- a CDS encoding VTT domain-containing protein: MNPTVRRLLIVSGILVVVYVAGTILRTRLGIEFEAEAIRDYVLDLGPAAPVLFVFIVAGRALLGLPSQLVLIAAGLCFGTWVGALVGGAGLMLSGSAVFAAARYAGRHVIEKRLGDGVQKILNFTSRRTGIVAFSLAFGYPISPLTPLHAAAGWTPMPGANFVVAAFVGGVIRAAVFAYFGNALVEASWTALLAPVAVLGGVLAIPLTFAEGRAWLRDVFLGRPNEERPAEEIDGASD, from the coding sequence ATGAACCCGACGGTCCGACGCCTCCTCATCGTCAGCGGGATCCTCGTGGTCGTCTACGTCGCGGGAACGATCCTCCGGACCCGCCTCGGCATCGAGTTCGAGGCGGAGGCCATCCGCGACTACGTGCTCGATCTCGGACCGGCGGCGCCCGTCCTCTTCGTCTTCATCGTCGCCGGCCGCGCGCTCCTCGGCCTCCCCTCGCAGCTCGTCCTGATCGCCGCGGGGCTCTGCTTCGGTACGTGGGTCGGCGCGTTGGTCGGGGGCGCCGGTCTGATGCTCTCGGGCTCCGCCGTGTTCGCCGCCGCCCGCTATGCGGGACGCCACGTGATCGAGAAGCGACTCGGCGACGGCGTGCAGAAGATCCTGAACTTCACGAGCCGCCGGACCGGCATCGTCGCCTTCAGCCTGGCCTTCGGCTACCCGATCTCGCCGCTGACCCCGCTCCACGCCGCGGCGGGCTGGACCCCGATGCCGGGCGCGAACTTCGTCGTGGCGGCGTTCGTGGGCGGCGTGATCCGCGCCGCCGTCTTCGCCTATTTCGGCAACGCGCTCGTCGAGGCCAGCTGGACGGCCCTGCTCGCGCCCGTGGCCGTGCTCGGCGGCGTCCTCGCGATCCCGCTGACCTTCGCGGAAGGCCGGGCGTGGCTGCGCGACGTCTTTCTGGGGCGCCCGAACGAAGAACGCCCCGCCGAAGAGATCGACGGGGCGTCCGACTGA
- a CDS encoding diacylglycerol kinase family lipid kinase, protein MERDTVVCLNPASAAGRTGRERRAIVAAIESRLGPVECVVTRASGDAARIAAEACRDGITRLLVAGGDGTINEVATGLLGEGAPSGPRPRLGLLPLGSGWDFARSLDLPRRLDAALDVIASGAVRRIDAGRAVVRTGGGAPRERVFVNEASAGLSGDTIRIVGRFAKRVGARAGFALGAVAAILSHRALEAAVEVDGERIYEGPISLVVAANGCCFGAGMKVAPNARPDDGQLELVLVRGLSVPALLANLPSLFAGTHGRHPAVSFHAARTVSIEPKGRAMNADLDGESMGTLPLRAEVLSGALEVFAPAARAGESEGADA, encoded by the coding sequence GTGGAGAGGGACACCGTCGTCTGCCTCAATCCGGCGAGCGCCGCCGGCCGGACCGGTCGCGAACGGCGAGCGATCGTCGCGGCGATCGAGTCGAGGCTCGGCCCGGTCGAATGCGTCGTCACCCGCGCATCCGGAGATGCGGCACGGATCGCCGCGGAGGCGTGTCGTGACGGCATCACGCGCCTGCTGGTGGCGGGCGGTGACGGCACGATCAACGAAGTAGCCACGGGACTTCTCGGCGAGGGGGCACCGTCGGGGCCGCGGCCCCGCCTCGGACTCCTGCCCCTCGGCTCCGGCTGGGACTTCGCTCGGAGCCTCGATCTGCCGCGCCGTCTCGACGCCGCCCTCGACGTGATCGCGAGCGGCGCCGTACGGCGGATCGACGCAGGGCGAGCCGTCGTCCGGACCGGGGGCGGCGCCCCCCGCGAGCGCGTCTTCGTGAACGAAGCGAGCGCGGGGCTCTCCGGGGACACGATCCGGATCGTCGGTCGCTTCGCGAAGCGGGTCGGGGCGCGGGCGGGCTTCGCCCTCGGCGCGGTCGCGGCGATCCTCTCGCATCGCGCCCTCGAGGCCGCCGTCGAGGTCGACGGCGAGCGGATCTACGAAGGCCCGATCTCGCTCGTCGTCGCGGCGAACGGCTGCTGTTTCGGCGCGGGGATGAAGGTCGCTCCGAACGCGCGGCCCGACGACGGGCAGCTCGAGCTGGTCCTCGTTCGCGGGCTCTCGGTTCCTGCTCTGCTGGCGAATCTGCCTTCGCTCTTCGCGGGCACGCATGGGCGTCACCCCGCGGTGTCCTTCCACGCGGCGCGGACGGTGTCGATCGAACCGAAAGGGCGGGCGATGAACGCCGATCTGGATGGAGAATCCATGGGGACGCTGCCGCTTCGGGCGGAGGTGCTGTCCGGTGCGCTCGAGGTCTTCGCGCCGGCCGCAAGGGCCGGCGAGTCGGAGGGGGCGGACGCGTGA
- a CDS encoding queuosine salvage family protein, whose protein sequence is MSDVFDAIRTRCAEVTRLARFVAIDEPGLARFADELAREPWPEDDLDPAHHFEGDDETMLAFTFLLDAINFGSGWFPVLAKRDGMSGYRTVATACKERFERDGAPDARALGRATPESMATMLGQDASEPEVAELMALFARAWRDFGAWLEASYEGRYDRAIEAARGSAARLVDALTEMPLYQDRARYGGIDVPFYKRAQITAADLSRAFPGKPWGTFRDLDRLTLFADNLVPHVLRCRGVLDYDEGLLARIDRGDRLEVGSPEEVEIRAVAVVAVERLVAALAGRGRPTTAHVLDGLLWNAGQAREIKAHPRHRARCAFY, encoded by the coding sequence GTGAGTGATGTCTTCGACGCGATCCGGACGCGCTGCGCCGAGGTCACGCGGCTCGCGCGCTTCGTCGCGATCGACGAGCCCGGGCTCGCGCGATTCGCGGACGAGCTGGCGCGTGAACCCTGGCCCGAGGACGATCTCGATCCGGCGCATCACTTCGAGGGCGATGACGAGACGATGCTCGCGTTCACCTTCCTGCTCGACGCCATCAACTTCGGCTCGGGGTGGTTCCCCGTCCTCGCGAAGCGCGATGGGATGAGCGGCTACCGGACCGTCGCGACCGCCTGCAAGGAGCGCTTCGAACGGGACGGCGCGCCCGATGCGCGGGCGCTCGGCCGGGCGACCCCCGAATCGATGGCGACGATGCTCGGGCAGGACGCGAGCGAGCCCGAGGTCGCCGAGCTGATGGCCCTCTTCGCCCGGGCCTGGCGCGACTTCGGCGCGTGGCTCGAGGCGTCGTACGAAGGGCGCTACGACCGCGCGATCGAAGCCGCCCGGGGCTCCGCGGCGCGCCTCGTCGACGCGTTGACGGAGATGCCGCTCTACCAGGATCGGGCGCGCTACGGCGGGATCGACGTGCCCTTCTACAAGCGAGCCCAGATCACCGCTGCCGACTTGAGCCGTGCCTTTCCCGGAAAGCCCTGGGGCACGTTCCGCGATCTCGATCGACTCACGCTCTTCGCGGACAACCTGGTGCCGCACGTCCTTCGCTGTCGTGGCGTCCTCGACTACGACGAGGGGCTGCTCGCGAGGATCGATCGCGGGGATCGGCTCGAGGTCGGTTCGCCGGAGGAGGTGGAGATCCGTGCGGTCGCCGTCGTCGCGGTCGAGCGGCTCGTGGCGGCGCTCGCCGGACGCGGTCGACCCACGACGGCGCACGTCCTCGACGGGCTGCTCTGGAACGCGGGGCAGGCCAGGGAGATCAAGGCGCATCCGCGGCACCGCGCGCGGTGCGCCTTCTATTGA
- a CDS encoding permease, which produces MKILDGNFWIIFGLLIALSGLALWRGGTPFLGEALGGGMKLFLRFGLVLFVSFLVAGLAEALMPREWVQSSLGPESGWKGLLIATAAGAITPAGPFVSMPLAAAMLRAGAGAAAVITFLSAWSLLAIHRLIAWEVPILGAGFAVSRWALCLVLPPLVGLLARALLRS; this is translated from the coding sequence ATGAAGATCCTCGACGGCAATTTCTGGATCATCTTCGGCCTGCTGATCGCGCTCTCCGGCCTCGCGCTCTGGCGCGGCGGCACGCCCTTTCTGGGCGAAGCGCTCGGCGGCGGGATGAAGCTCTTCCTGCGCTTCGGACTCGTGCTCTTCGTCTCGTTCCTGGTGGCCGGCCTCGCGGAGGCGTTGATGCCGCGCGAGTGGGTCCAGTCGTCGCTCGGGCCCGAGTCTGGGTGGAAGGGGCTGCTGATCGCGACGGCCGCCGGCGCGATCACGCCGGCGGGGCCCTTCGTGTCGATGCCGCTGGCGGCGGCGATGCTTCGCGCGGGGGCGGGTGCGGCCGCGGTGATCACCTTCCTGTCCGCCTGGAGCCTGCTCGCGATCCATCGGCTGATCGCCTGGGAGGTTCCGATCCTGGGCGCGGGCTTCGCGGTCTCGCGTTGGGCGCTCTGTCTCGTCCTTCCGCCTCTGGTCGGCCTGCTCGCGCGCGCCCTGCTCCGGAGCTGA
- a CDS encoding NnrU family protein, with product MVLLVLGVALFAFAHFATALDLAPRRRSIERFGADGHRGVFSLVVIAAVALIVLGWRGSEPVFLYGPPAWSRAAANGAMVIAFFLFVASSAPSNVRRFLRHPQLLSVLVWAIAHLVANGDVRSVVLFGGLGAWAALMIPALNRRDGAWERPAPQPFVGDVVVVAIAGAVFFGVRWAHPWIAGVSAAF from the coding sequence ATGGTTCTGCTCGTACTCGGTGTCGCCCTCTTCGCGTTCGCTCATTTCGCGACCGCCCTCGACCTCGCTCCGAGAAGGCGATCGATTGAACGCTTCGGTGCGGACGGCCATCGCGGCGTCTTCTCCCTGGTGGTGATCGCCGCCGTCGCCCTGATCGTCCTCGGTTGGCGCGGGAGCGAGCCCGTCTTCCTCTACGGTCCGCCGGCGTGGAGTCGCGCCGCGGCGAACGGGGCGATGGTGATCGCGTTCTTCCTCTTCGTGGCGAGCAGCGCGCCCTCGAACGTGCGCCGCTTCCTTCGACATCCGCAGCTGCTCTCCGTGCTCGTATGGGCCATCGCCCATCTCGTGGCGAATGGCGACGTGCGGTCGGTGGTCCTCTTCGGCGGGCTCGGCGCCTGGGCGGCGCTCATGATCCCGGCGCTGAACCGGCGGGACGGTGCTTGGGAACGCCCGGCGCCGCAGCCGTTCGTGGGCGACGTCGTCGTGGTCGCGATCGCGGGGGCCGTCTTCTTCGGCGTGCGCTGGGCGCATCCCTGGATCGCCGGCGTCTCCGCCGCGTTCTGA
- a CDS encoding transporter substrate-binding domain-containing protein, with protein MSGMENLSRPDAANRSVFTSIANLFALLATLSALGCLGGPSGSAPPADTLRIGTSGDYHPFSLALAPSQTDPRGFSIDLGEAYAASTGRRVEWVPFVWRTLARDLDEGRFDFALSGVTVRADRSIAGRFSLPVTVSGAVVLVPADGPLADVGTLAGPGLTFAVNAGGHLERTARALFPDARIVPVPDNGSVLDRLEGPGVDAVVTDSLEAPHWQTRRPGLRAIGPLTRDRKAAWFPVGSEDERARFDAWLQAAERDGTLAALRAKHALPADRTAETVAALLALLDDRLSLMTEVARVKQVMTRPIEDRPREATVLDRAAGSVANEAAARGLPAPDEAGIRAFYQAQIEAAKSIQRAWTRANPTSAEAPAPATALEAAAARLADDVRPALLDLGDRIAALLVEAAASDVDAPTRKAVGDALARHALPASDLEAIHASLERVLAADR; from the coding sequence ATGTCTGGAATGGAAAATCTTTCTCGCCCCGATGCAGCGAATCGAAGCGTCTTCACCTCGATTGCGAACCTGTTCGCATTGCTGGCGACCCTCTCGGCCCTCGGTTGCCTGGGCGGCCCGAGCGGTTCCGCCCCGCCGGCCGATACGCTCCGAATCGGCACGAGCGGCGACTACCACCCGTTCTCGCTGGCCCTGGCGCCCTCCCAGACGGACCCGAGGGGCTTTTCCATCGATCTCGGTGAAGCGTACGCGGCCTCGACCGGTCGCCGGGTCGAATGGGTGCCCTTCGTCTGGAGGACGCTCGCGAGGGATCTCGACGAGGGACGTTTCGACTTCGCGCTCTCGGGCGTGACCGTCCGGGCAGACCGTTCGATCGCGGGCCGCTTCAGCCTGCCCGTCACGGTCAGCGGGGCGGTCGTCCTCGTCCCGGCGGATGGGCCCCTCGCCGACGTCGGGACACTCGCCGGCCCGGGCCTCACCTTCGCGGTCAACGCGGGGGGCCATCTCGAGCGAACGGCCCGAGCGCTCTTCCCGGACGCGCGGATCGTGCCGGTGCCGGACAACGGGTCGGTGCTCGACCGACTCGAAGGGCCCGGCGTCGACGCGGTCGTCACGGATTCCCTCGAGGCCCCCCACTGGCAGACGCGCCGACCAGGGCTCCGGGCGATCGGACCGCTCACGCGGGATCGGAAGGCGGCCTGGTTCCCGGTCGGGTCCGAGGACGAGCGCGCCCGCTTCGATGCCTGGCTCCAGGCGGCCGAACGGGACGGGACCCTCGCCGCGTTGCGAGCGAAGCACGCTCTGCCCGCGGACCGAACCGCGGAAACCGTCGCCGCGCTCCTCGCCCTCCTCGACGACCGACTCTCGCTCATGACCGAGGTCGCGCGGGTCAAGCAGGTGATGACCCGCCCGATCGAGGATCGGCCACGGGAGGCGACGGTCCTCGACCGCGCGGCCGGCTCGGTCGCGAACGAAGCGGCAGCGCGAGGTCTGCCGGCGCCCGACGAAGCCGGCATCCGCGCCTTCTACCAGGCGCAGATCGAGGCCGCGAAGTCGATCCAACGCGCCTGGACGCGAGCGAACCCGACGAGCGCCGAGGCGCCCGCACCGGCGACGGCGCTCGAGGCCGCCGCCGCCCGACTCGCGGACGACGTGCGACCCGCCCTGCTCGATCTCGGGGACCGGATCGCCGCGCTGCTCGTGGAGGCCGCCGCGAGCGACGTCGATGCGCCGACGCGGAAAGCCGTGGGCGACGCGCTCGCTCGCCACGCGCTGCCAGCGAGCGACCTCGAGGCGATCCACGCGAGCCTCGAACGCGTGCTCGCCGCCGATCGCTGA
- a CDS encoding cold shock domain-containing protein — MKKMVRDRGFGFIRGDDGKEVFFHRSGLNAGDYDGLNEGDYVEYVVQEGPRGARAEHVRHTTVEA; from the coding sequence ATCAAGAAGATGGTCCGCGATCGCGGCTTTGGCTTCATCCGAGGCGACGACGGCAAGGAAGTCTTCTTCCACCGCTCCGGTCTGAATGCCGGCGACTACGACGGACTGAACGAGGGCGATTACGTCGAGTACGTCGTCCAGGAAGGTCCGCGCGGAGCGCGCGCCGAGCACGTTCGCCACACGACCGTCGAAGCGTAG
- a CDS encoding ecdysteroid 22-kinase family protein — MARPNPAVLVDPADLTPAWLSDALQSAGHDVVVSACRSESVGTGQMAHNERIWLEYERNGAGLPATIVGKFPSPNEESRASGARGAYRSETRFYTELAPDLAVCVPACHYGAVAGDQATFTLLLEDLAPKVQGDQIEGATDDEIEAAVRNLAGLHAPRWGDASLRTIDWLGGGLGDELVTYVRMGTPVFIERYRDRLSDEDAATLQAYADGVKNWLDRRPSTPTLVHGDYRLDNLMFETTPAGIRVAAVDWQTLSVGCGGQDLAYLLGNSAPPERRRAHEDRMLAAYREEMARQGVELSADRVRSDYVYGTFQGPMITMLGSLGVGQTERGDTMFMAMASRSCAQIRDTGALDVIA; from the coding sequence ATGGCCCGACCGAATCCCGCCGTCCTCGTCGACCCCGCTGATCTGACTCCTGCCTGGCTGAGCGACGCGCTCCAGAGCGCCGGGCACGACGTCGTCGTGTCCGCCTGTCGGAGCGAGTCCGTGGGCACGGGCCAGATGGCCCACAACGAGCGGATCTGGCTCGAATACGAGCGGAACGGCGCGGGCCTTCCGGCGACGATCGTCGGCAAGTTCCCCTCGCCGAACGAGGAGAGTCGCGCATCCGGAGCGCGGGGCGCCTACCGGTCGGAGACCCGCTTCTATACGGAGCTCGCTCCGGACCTCGCGGTCTGCGTTCCGGCCTGTCACTACGGGGCGGTCGCCGGGGACCAGGCGACGTTCACGCTGCTCCTCGAAGATCTCGCTCCCAAGGTCCAGGGCGATCAGATCGAGGGCGCGACCGACGACGAAATCGAGGCCGCCGTCCGGAACCTCGCCGGCCTGCACGCCCCGCGTTGGGGCGACGCGTCGCTCCGCACGATCGATTGGCTGGGTGGCGGTCTCGGCGACGAGCTCGTGACCTACGTACGGATGGGGACGCCCGTCTTCATCGAACGCTATCGCGACCGGCTCTCCGACGAGGACGCGGCCACGCTCCAGGCCTATGCCGACGGCGTCAAGAACTGGCTCGACCGTCGGCCGTCCACGCCGACCCTGGTCCACGGCGACTATCGACTCGACAACCTGATGTTCGAGACGACGCCTGCGGGCATTCGCGTCGCGGCGGTCGACTGGCAGACGCTCTCGGTCGGCTGCGGTGGGCAGGATCTCGCGTATCTGCTCGGCAACAGCGCGCCGCCCGAACGGCGCCGCGCGCACGAGGATCGGATGCTGGCGGCCTATCGCGAAGAGATGGCGCGGCAGGGCGTCGAGCTCTCCGCGGATCGGGTCCGGTCCGACTACGTCTACGGCACGTTCCAGGGACCGATGATCACCATGCTGGGCTCGCTCGGGGTCGGGCAGACCGAGCGCGGCGACACGATGTTCATGGCGATGGCCTCGCGCTCCTGCGCGCAGATCCGGGATACCGGCGCCCTCGACGTGATCGCGTGA